In a single window of the Chionomys nivalis chromosome 11, mChiNiv1.1, whole genome shotgun sequence genome:
- the Lactbl1 gene encoding putative beta-lactamase-like 1: MKTRACHQPRLLKGKKKWLLRALIGFLFLFSVAMTGCFLWQYHLPKLQTGSLKPEVTPAPVKMCPRHPELVPLAHPLPILKEALEKVDGILRKAMLTPGLAAMSALVIHNDTVLWTGNFGKKNGSDPNSGTPNEYTIYRIASISKIFPVLMLYRLWEEGVVASLDDPLERYASSFSINNPLGKAQDPEPQDPAGEFEEMGSLPRPSSVTLRRMASQLSGLPRRLRGTSLLWRGSTQEALSLLRDDVLVADPGSRCHYSTLAFSLLAHVLAAHTAQGNYERWVSEQVLEPLGMSDTSFTLTGAVRARLAAGFYGSGRSAPLYDLGWYRPSGQMYSTAADLARLAVALLGAGPRRLLRPDSLATLLSPLRTCAHGYFARETGTPWEFHEQRGYRVARKDGDLDGYAASLALVPPLRLGFVLLLAGPRPPTRDLVADALDVLLPALEHALRDAERAPAPPPSARPFAGFFTFANRTFYEVRAAGPRGELRLRQFGPRVEALVPAAFRSLALRHVRGRIFQLHVAREFPCTLPLADAWLSLEAQHGQLVRFYPLDRHGLAPGFDVPGLNTYGVLRLQRRPVFGSQ; the protein is encoded by the exons ATGAAGACTCGG GCCTGCCACCAGCCTCGTCTcctaaaagggaaaaagaaatggcttttgCGGGCCCTCATCggcttcctcttcctgttctcaGTGGCCATGACTGGCTGCTTCCTGTGGCAGTACCACCTCCCCAAGCTGCAGACTG GTTCCTTGAAGCCAGAGGTAACCCCAGCCCCAGTGAAGATGTGTCCGCGTCACCCCGAGCTTGTGCCTCTGGCTCACCCCCTCCCAATACTGAAGGAGGCATTAGAGAAG GTGGACGGGATTCTGCGCAAGGCGATGTTGACCCCTGGCCTTGCTGCCATGTCTGCCCTTGTCATCCACAATGACACCGTGCTCTGGACTGGCAACTTTGGGAAGAAGAACGGCTCAGATCCAAATTCTGGAACCCCTAATGAGTATACCATATACCG GATTGCCAGCATCTCCAAGATCTTCCCCGTGCTTATGCTGTATCGGCTGTGGGAGGAGGGCGTTGTGGCCTCCCTGGACGACCCTCTGGAGCGCTATGCCAGCAGCTTCTCCATCAACAACCCGCTGGGCAAGGCCCAAGACCCTGAACCACAGGACCCAGCGGGGGAATTTGAAGAGATGGGTTCCCTCCCAAGGCCTTCTTCTGTCACTCTCCGGAGGATGGCCAGTCAGCTGTCAG GGCTTCCCCGAAGGCTGCGGGGCACTTCGCTGTTGTGGAggggcagcactcaggaggctctgAGCCTGCTCAGGGATGACGTGCTGGTGGCTGACCCAGGAAGCAG ATGCCACTACAGCACGCTGGCCTTCTCGCTTCTGGCTCATGTGCTGGCTGCTCACACGGCACAGGGCAACTATGAACGCTGGGTATCTGAGCAGGTGCTGGAACCGCTGGGGATGAGTGACACCAGCTTTACACTGACTGGAGCTGTGCGAGCTCGCCTGGCTGCTGGCTTCTATGGCAGCGGCCGGTCTGCGCCGCTCTATGATCTGGGCTGGTACAGGCCATCGGGCCAGATGTACTCGACAGCTGCAGACCTGGCCAGGCTGGCGGTTGCGCTACTGGGCGCAGGGCCCCGACGGTTGCTGCGGCCAGACAGCCTGGCCACGCTGCTGTCACCGCTGCGCACCTGTGCCCATGGCTACTTCGCTCGAGAAACTGGTACACCCTGGGAGTTCCACGAGCAGCGAGGATACCGAGTGGCGCGCAAGGACGGCGACTTGGACGGCTACGCCGCCAGCCTGGCGCTCGTGCCACCGCTGCGCTTAGGGTTTGTGTTGTTGCTGGCGGGGCCGCGCCCACCCACGCGTGACCTGGTGGCTGACGCCCTGGACGTGCTACTGCCTGCTCTGGAGCACGCTTTGCGCGATGCTGAACGCGCCCCTGCGCCCCCGCCCAGCGCGCGCCCGTTTGCCGGCTTCTTCACCTTCGCGAACCGCACCTTTTACGAGGTGCGTGCTGCGGGGCCGCGTGGCGAGCTGCGCTTGCGCCAGTTTGGGCCGCGCGTGGAGGCGCTCGTGCCCGCAGCCTTCCGATCGCTCGCCCTGCGCCACGTGCGCGGCCGCATCTTCCAGCTGCACGTGGCACGTGAGTTCCCGTGCACACTGCCGCTCGCAGACGCCTGGCTGTCTCTGGAAGCGCAGCATGGGCAGCTGGTGCGTTTCTATCCGTTGGACCGCCACGGGCTGGCGCCAGGCTTCGACGTGCCCGGACTCAATACCTATGGAGTGCTGCGCCTGCAGCGCAGGCCGGTGTTTGGCTCCCAGTGA
- the Tex46 gene encoding testis-expressed protein 46 translates to MLGDLLFFLRSFHGFLASSGTTGAILAWLISFKPALFGFLFLLLLLSNWLVKHELSQAPCQPQTVAEKATAPEVNPNYATDRELEKMNVCFALQDKVLERLLFSEMKLKALENQMFIIWNKLNHRRWHSRHRNFSRRWHRKRRNDSAFSIVSNYTPTECD, encoded by the exons ATGCTGGGGGACCTGTTATTTTTTCTGAGGAGTTTCCATGGGTTTCTTGCTTCTTCTGGCACCACAGGAGCCATCTTGGCTTGGTTGATAAGCTTTAAGCCAGCCTTGTttggcttcctcttccttctgctattGCTCAGCAACTGGCTAGTCAAGCATGAACTCAGTCAGGCTCCCTGCCAGCCCCAGACG GTGGCAGAAAAAGCAACAGCTCCAGAAGTCAACCCCAATTACGCCACGGACAGAGAGTTGGAGAAAATGAATGTTTGCTTCGCTCTCCAGGATAAGGTCCTGGAGCGGCTGTTGTTCAGCGAGATGAAGCTGAAGGCCTtggaaaatcagatgttcatcaTATGGAATAAACTTAATCACCGCCGGTGGCACAGCAGACACCGGAACTTCTCCAGGAGGTGGCACAGGAAAAGAAGGAATGACTCTGCTTTCTCCATCGTCTCTAACTACACCCCCACTGAATGCGACTGA